ATATGTAGAATACGATGCGGACGGCAAGCCGATTTTTCAGCAGAAAAGAATAACCGCCATTGATTTGAAAGAGACGTTCCTCGATTTCCCGCGTCAAAACGTCATCACGGCCGACAATATTTTCATCGAAATCAATGCGCTGCTTTCCTACCAGGTCGTTGATCCCAAAAGCGTTGCCTATAAAATCAACAATCTGCCGTTTGCGCTGGAAAAGGAGACGCAAACCTGCCTGCGCAGCCTGATCGGCGAAATGACGCTCGATCAGATTCTCTCCTCACGTGAAACCATCCGGCAGAAAATTCGCGCAATGCTCGAGTCTTCCACCGAATCTTGGGGTATCAAGATCAATAATGTGGCGCTGCAGGAAATCAATCCGCCGCCGGATATTCGCGATGAGATGGAAAAAGTGATGCGCGCCGAACGCGACCGGCGCGCTACCGTCACGGCGGCGGAAGGGCAGAAAACAGCGGCTATTCTTGAATCCCAGGGACAACTGGAGGCGACGATCAACGCCGCCGAAGCGGAGAAACGCAGCCTCATCCTTAAAGCGGAAGGTGAGGCTTATGCTCGTCTGCGGCTGGCGCAGGCTGAAGCCGATGCTTTGCGTCGAATAGCCGAGGCACTGGAAAGCAAAGGCATCGAGCCGACACCGTACATGATCGCCATGCGCTATTTGGAAACGCTGAAAGAGATGGTAAGCGGCAAAGACAACAAGGTCGTATATCTTCCGATTGAGGCTGTCGGCGTGCTCGGCTCTCTCGGCGCCATTAAGGATCTCTTTAAGGACCTGAAACCGATTGAAACAAATTTCATAAGAACAGGGGGGAACAATGAGCGAGGCGATCAGTCGAATCAAGGATTGGCCTGAACATGAACGACCGCGCGAACGGCTCATGAAATACGGCGCCGAAAGCCTTTCGGAGGCTGAATTGCTGGGCATCATTCTGCGCGTCGGCAACCCGAAGGAATCGGCCATGGAATTGGCCAGACGGCTTTTGATCGAATACGGCGGACTGCGCGGCATTGATCAAAGCCAAATCGGCGAATTGTGCCGGACAAAGGGAGTCGGCTTGGCCAAAGCGGCACAGATCAAGGCTGCGCTGGAACTGGCCAAACGTTTGGTGCAGCAAAAGTGGGACGGCAAAGCCGTGCTCAACAGCGCGGAGGCAGTCTATCAGTATATCCATCTGCGGATGCGCGACCTGAAACGAGAAGAGTTTCACGTGCTCTTTTTGACCGCCCGAAACGAATTGATCGACGAAAAGACGCTCTTTGAAGGCAGCCTGATGGAAAGCGTCGTGTCGCCGCGGGAAATCATTCGCACCGCCGTACAACTGGCCGCTGCAAGCGTCATCCTCCTGCACAACCACCCCAGCGGCAACCCGTCTCCCTCCGAGGAGGACCGTCGGGCGACCGAAAAAATCAGTAAGGCATGCCGCTATGCAGACATCAGCGTGCTTGACCACATCATCATCGGCAAGGACTCTTTTTTCAGTTTTGCCGATCACGGACTTTTGCCGCGATGAAAGGACGTGCTGTATTCCTTATTTTGCTTTCCTTGCAGGTCTTGAGCTGTCGAGCGCCGCATATTGTCGGCACCACATATTTTGCTGAAAACGGCATAGAGAGAATGCCTGTCAACTTGTTGCGGGAGGAAGGACCGATGGTCATCAAAGGCATCTACTTGTCCGCTCCCCCGCTATTTCAGCAGCCTTTGATAATGACCCTCATCAAGAAACAAATTGGCTATGCCTTGTTGGATGCCCCTCTGCCCTATGAGTCAGGCGATTATTTGGAAATCCACGGCGAAACGCGAGTCAATTTGGATCTAAAAGAACTGAGGCTCCAGACTGAACTAAAAAATGTTAGACGCATCGCATCCTATGCTGCTTTGTTTAATCATGCCCAACGAGACTATTGTTTCTTTTTAGATGCTGCTGAGGCCAAAGTCGCCGATTGTCCGCAGAAATTGCCGCCTTTTCCCCAGTTTTTAGCAGTCCTGGATGAGAAGGAAAATGCTTTTGTGGCATTTTTTTCTGCCGCCGATTTGTTGTATTCGGCACAGATCGATCTCGTTTACGACGTGACGGCCAGAAAACTGAATCGCATCTACATTGATTGTCATTTCAAGGGAGAGTGATTTGAGTCGAATTCGGCTGATATTCGGATTATTGATTTCGCTGATGCCCGCGATACATGCTGAAGAGATGATGATTCGTCTCGACCTGCGCCGACTGCCGCAGCCTCTAAAACGCATAGCGCCGGATGCGGAAATTGTGGCCGTTGATCGCGTGGACGGTTTTGCAGACGTCATTGTCAATGAGACGCAGTTGAAAACGCTGCAAAAGAATGGCGTTTTTGGTAGAATTGTAATTAAGGACATTAACGCCTACGCCGATTCGCTTCGGCAAAGCGGCTACTTGGAGCACTTTCACAGTCCGCAACAAATTCTTGCCGAGCTGCAAAGGGCGGCAGCTGAATCTCCCCAAATCGTCGCTCTGCATGACATCGGAGACGGTTTTTTGAAGCAGCGCGGTCTTGGGGGGCAGGATATATGGGCGATCAAAATTTCTGACGAACCGGAAAAAGAGGACGATGACGAAGCAGATGTCCTTTTCATCGGCAACATTCACGCGCGGGAAATCATTACACCGGAAGTCATCCTTTACTTTATGAATTATCTGCTCACCCGTTACGGCAAAGACCCATGGGTGACGCATCTGGTTAACAATCGGGAGATCTGGCTTATCCCAACCATGAATCCCGAGGGATTGAATCATGTTTTTTCCGGCGATCCGGTCGATCGCGGCCGAGAAGAACGACGCAATCCTTTATGGTGGCGAAAAAACATGCGCGACAACAACGGTGACGGCATCTTTTCCCCTTATACGGACGGAGTTGATTTGAACCGCAATTGGGGCTGGCAATGGGGAATCGATGACCGCGGCTCCAGTCCGTATTACGGCGAAGTTACCTATCGAGGCGCAGCACCCTTCTCGGAGCCGGAGACGCAGGCGCTGCGTGATTTCGTCAAACAGCACCGTTTCGTCGTGTCGCTTTGTTACCACAGCTACAGCAATCTATGGCTATATCCTTGGGGCTACACTTTTGATCCCCTCCCTGAACCGGTCTTGCGTATATTTAAGGAACTGGCCGACAGCTGCACGACTTATAACGGCTATCGTTCCCTGTCTTCGTCGGAACTCTATCTTGTAAACGGCGACAGTGACGATTGGCTATGGGGCGAATGCGGCATCTATGCCTTTTCTCCGGAAGTAGGGCACCCCGATTTCGACGGCTTTTTCCCGGACACTTCCCGCATCCTGCCGTTGGTTTCCGAAAATTTGGGCGCCAATCTTTTCATGACTTATGTCGCAGGCGAAGAGCCGAGGATTTCTTTCGTAAAACTACAGGATGCCGAGGTCAATCAAACCGTCCGTATTCAGGCAACCGTTCGACCTCCGATCGTTCTAACCACGCCGGTCGAATTGGATAGTGCGGCCATTTTTCTGCATTACCGCTACTCTGATGACTTGGTTTTTCATACGATTTCTTTACAACCTGATCCGGACGCAGAGTCTTTTGTTTCTCAAATTTCCTTTTCGCGGCCGGGGCGGGTGTACTATTATGCAGAAGCCGCCGATAAGCGCGGCAGGCGCGGATATCATCCGCGAGGTGCGCCTTTGGCCGTCGATTCGCTGATAGTCTATCCGATGACAAGGGTTGCCGATATTTTCGTCGCTACACCATTCTCGGTTTTCCCAAATCCGTTCAACAGTGAAGCATTGGTCTCCTTTACCATAAACGGCCGAGAGCAGGTTCTCCTGCAGATCGTCGATCTAAGGGGAAGAGCAATTCGCACTCTATGCAATCAATTCTTGGACGAAGGCGCTTACACCTTGCGTTGGCAGGGTGATTTGGCCGACGGCTCGCAGGCTGCATCAGGAATTTACTACGTGATGCTAAAGAGCGGCAGACGCCGGAGTGTAAACAAAGTGGTTTTGCTGCGCTAACCTGCAATAAAAAAGCCGCCGAAAAAACTTTCGGCGGCTTTTTTATTGCAAAGGTTTCTACTTATTTTATCAAAGTCATTTTGTGATGGATCGTGCGTTCTCCGATCCTGAGTTCGCAAATGTAAATGCCCGAATCGACCAGGGATCCGTCGGCGTTGCGGCCGTCCCAACTAATGCGAAAAGTACCTTCATTCTGAAAACCGGAAAAGAGGCTTTTGACCATTTTTCCGGATAAGCTATAGATCGTCAGCGATACGTCGGCCGCTGAATCGACACGGTAACGGATTTCCGTCGTCGGATTGAACGGATTGGGATAATTGCTGATCAAGTCAAAGGATGCGGGCGCCAGACTGCTTTTCGCGGAAGAGAGAGCCGCTGCAACCGGTCCTTCGAACGTGCTGACGCCTTCCGTTGAAATGCTTTCGACCAAGTACCAGGCTGTATTCATATCGGCGGGCGGTTCATCCTCAAAAACATATTGGCGCGGTACGGACGAGGTTCCCTGCCCGAGGATCAATTCTTTGTTAATGCGCTCAAACCCTTCATCTTCTCGGCTGCTGCGGTAAAGATTGAAGCCGAGGTTGTTCACTTCCGTTTCAGTTCGCCATTCTATGCGGACAGACCCGGTTTCGATCGGCTCGGCTTTGAACAAAGAGAGCTGCACCGGCAGCGGAATGTCCTGAAGATTACCGGGAATCGGATAATAATCACCGGTAATGTCTCGATCGCCGGCGTCAAGGACCAAGTAAGAAGGAGATCCGGCCCAGGAGAGAGTCGCCTTCTCATCGCTGGTATTGTAATTAATGATGACACGCAAGACCGTCACCCAGTCCTTGCCGATCGAAGAATACGGCTTTTGTGCATTTTTATCATAAATGTAGGTCCAGGTCACTTTATTATAGGCCGTGCTGTAGCCGTATTTATGGGTGTAGGCAGGACGGGGGAACAGATAGTGCACGAACGAAACGGAGGTTACTCTTTTCTCTAGGGTTTTTGATATCTTGAAGCTGCCGCGGTAAAAGCTGATGAGCGGAGTTCCATAGTTGCTGAACGCCTGAACATCGACAACCAGAACACCGTTGTCGTTGCTGACCAGTTGCAGCCGCGTGAAAACTTTAGCATAGGCTTCTCCGGCAACCAGCAAGGCAAAAAGCACCAACACGATCACAATTTTTTTCATGACCAACCTCATCATGTAGTTATTGGTTAAGATCTTTTTGTTGGGCAGAGGAAAACTTGATGCAGGGTGCAAAGAGAGCCTTACTATTCCTCATTATGCATCTTATTATACAAAAAAAGTTAAAAATTCCGTAAAAAAATATCAAGCTCAAAATTTTATCACGTTTTATAGTTCTTAACAAAAATGCTCTGTCCATAAATTCCTTGAAAATGGTGCCGGAAATCGATATACTTGCGCCGAAAGAACAAAAAGGGAAAAGGATGCCGAATCAGACGATTCAGATACTTCCTGAAATCGTTGTCAACAAAATTGCCGCCGGCGAGGTGATCGACCGCCCCTCTTCTGTTGTCAAGGAGCTGGTTGAAAATGCCATTGACGCCGGCGCGACGAGCATTACAGTGCTGCTGAAGGACGGCGGCAAATCTCTGATTCAGGTTGTCGACAATGGCGTCGGCATGTCGGAAGAAGATGCCGTGCTTTCGTTTCAGCGGCATGCTACCTCCAAGATTCGTGATATACACGACGTTGAACGGGTACAGACCCTCGGTTTTCGCGGCGAGGCGCTGGCAAGTATCGCCGCTGTTTCCCGCGTCGAAATGAAGACCATTCCGCAAGGCCAATACGAGGGCACTGTGGTGCAGATTGCCGGCGGCGTCATTCATTCCGTCGGCAAAATCGGCGGCAATCCGGGTACGTCGATCGCCGTGAAAAATCTTTTTTTCAATACGCCGGCGCGGCGAAAATTTCTGCGTGCGGATTCTACGGAATATCGCCACATCCTGACCATGATGAACCGCTTTACCTTGGCTTATCCGGATATCGAATTCACCCTCTATCACCAGGATCATCAAGTCTATCATCTGGCTAAAAGTGATGCCCGTACGCGGATTGTAGAGGTCCTCGGAGTTCTCGGCGAAAATTTCCTCGAAGTGACGGATGAAAATGCGCTTTTTGAACTGCGGGGATTTATCGGCAATAAAGAGGCGCTGCGAAAGACGCGCGATGATCAATACCTCTTTGTGAATCGACGTTGGATCAACGATCGAATTCTTTCTTCAGCCGTCGCGGCCGGTTATGGAGAGATTCTGCCAAAAGATCGATTCCCCACTTATGTTTTATTCTTTACCATCGATCAGGAACGAATCGACGTCAACGTTCATCCTACAAAAAGCGAAATCAAATTTGCAGATCAACAGGCGCTGTTTCCCTTGGTGCGCAGCGCTGTCCGCAGGGCTCTTTTCAAAGAGGAGGCGGTGCCCGACATCCGCCCGACGACATCCAATACATGGCGAAAAAGCGGACGGCTCGGTTTTTCGCCGCTGGAAGAGCTGCGCAGCACCCTTTCCCAGCAACGTACGATCGATTTTGACGCCGGTCAGGCGTTTTATGCTCCCCCCAATCCGGAATCGAAAACAGCTGCGACGCCGGAAGCTGAGGCATCTGAAAAAGGAAAATTTTGGCAGATTCACAATCAGTACATTCTTTCGGAAATCAAAAGCGGGCTCGTCATCGTTGATCAGCACGCCGCCCACGAACGGATCTATTACGAACGCGTCAAATCGGCGCTGCGCAACCGCAATGCCGCATCGCAGCAGCTGCTTTTCCCTCATACCATCGATCTGCCGGCAGAGGATTACGAGCTGTTGCTTGAGATTTTGCCGTTTTTAGAGCGTATGGGATTCGTCATTAAGGGTTTCGGCTCGCGCACCGTGGTGTTGGAAGGGATACCGGCCGATCTGCGCATCCGCGCTGAGGAAAAGATCTTGCCGGAAATTCTCGATGAATACAAACTGAATCAGACCACCGAAACCGACGTGCAGGAGCGGGTGGCGAAAAGTGTAGCTTGTCGCGCCGCCGTCATGAGCGGCGACAAGTTGTCGGAAAAAGAGATGAACGCTCTGATCGATCAGCTCTTTGCCTGCGAAACGCCCTACTTTTGCCCGCACGGAAGGCCGACCATGATTACTTTGACTTTGGAAGAACTTGACCGCCGTTTCGAACGTACATAAAGTGTTGGTGCTCGTCGGCCCGACGGCTGTCGGTAAAACTGCTCTTTCGCTGCTCGTTGCGGAGCAGGTCGGAGCCGAGATCGTTTCGGCCGACTCGCGCCAAGTCTACTGCCATATGGACATTGGCACGGCCAAGCCCACTCCGGAAGAACGTCGACGCGTGCCGCACCATTTTATCGATGTGCGCTCACCGGCCGACTATTACAGCGCCGGCGAATACGGCAGAGAAGCGAGGGCGTGCATCGAGAAATTGCTGGCTGACGGCCGACCCGTCATGATCGTCGGCGGCTCGGGATTTTATCTCCACGCGCTGATCGACGGACTCTTTGCGCCGCCCCTTTCGGATCCGCAGATCAAAGAGCTTTGGCGACGGCGCATTGCCGAGGAAGGCAAGGAGGCGGTCTTTGATTTTCTTCGACGCATCGATCCAATGACGGCCGCTCGCCTGCATTGCAACGATACGCAGCGGGTGGTGCGCGCCTTGGAGGTCTATTCCTTGACCGGTCGTCCGATTTCCGCTTGGCAAAAGGGTGAAGAAGAACCGGCAAGTTTTCCGACCTTTTGGATTGGGCTGACGAGGTCTCGCGAACAATTGTACAAGCGAATCGAGCAGCGCGTGGACGAAATGATTGCCGCCGGCTTGGTGGAAGAAGCCGAGTCGTTGCTGCAGATGGGCTTTTCGCCGGACCTCAATTCGCTGAGGACCGTGGGATACCAGGAGGCCTTTGCCTTTTTGGCCGGAAAAATGAGCCGTGAGGAGATGATCCGACAAATCAAACTCGAAACGCGACGCTATGCCAAGCGGCAATTGACCTGGTTTCGTCGTGATGACCGCATTCTTTGGATTGACCTCGATCAAAGAGAAACCGAAGAGGCGGCACAGGAGATCCTTCAGATTTGGCGGAATGAACCGTAAAGGCGCCGATGTTGCTGTTCAGGTTGGTGGGAGTAAAATCATGCACAAAAGAACAATTTCACTGTTGAGCGTATTTTTTGCGGCAGCTTTTCACTTAGAGCTTTTTGCGTCAGACATTTTCTTCAGACAGCAGATTCGGCAGGAGGCCGTCACTCCTTCAGGGCAGATCCGAACGACAGTTGAAGATACGGCCGTTGTATGGTTGACCGGCGGAAGAGCCTCGATCAACAGCCGCGAATACAAAACCGTGCTTGATTGGCAAAAAAAGCTGCTTCTGATTGCCGATCATAGAAAAAAGACCATCGTACAGATTTCGCTCGATTTCGACAGGCCGATCGAACAGGCGGCTGCGGGAATGAGTCCCCAGGAACGCGCAGAATTCCAAAGAATGATGGGGCAGACGGCCGACCTTCGGGTTTCTGTACAAGCGATAAACGAGCGCAGAACGATCGGTCGATGGGAATGCCGCAAATATGTGCAAACCTTAGAATCGGGCGCGACCAAAATCAATACGGAGATTTGGGCGACGCAGGACATAGCGGCGGATGAACAGCTCTACGCCATCTATTCTGCGGCACTTTTCGCACAGATTCCCGGCGTCGGGCCTAATTTAAAGTCCGTGATGGAGGAGATGAAAAAGATCAAGGGCGTTTACGTTTTGCTGCTGCAGCAGAGGGAGATGATAGGCCAAACCTCTACGAGCCGCATTGAGCTTTTGGAATATCGTGAGGCTGCCGCGCCGGCCGATGCGTTTGCCATGCCGGCCGATTATCGGAAGCAGGCGCTTTGAGGGGTCAGTTAGAGTTCTCCTCGTTTGCTTGTTCTTCGAGGCGACGAACATTCGGCGGGTTCCAGCCGACGACGGAGCGGCTGCGAATACGGGTCAAATAGGGAGAAAGAACGGTGCCGGGGAGAACGCGCACGTCGTCCTCGATTTTAATGGCGCCCATGCCGGTACCGGCGCCGATGATGCAGCGGTTTCCGATCTCGATCAGGCCGTAACGAAAGCGCCCTCCGCCTTCATAGGCATGAACGGTCAAGCGTGAAAAAGCGCCGATGAGCGTGTTGTCGCCGATAAAAATCAACTCCGGGCGAAAGTGATCCAGCCAAACGCCCTGCATGATTTCAGTGTTTTTGCCGATGTGCACGCCCATAAACCGAAGGAACTTGTTCTTCAGCGGGGTGCCCTTCATAATCAACGACAGAATAAGTTGAAGGAACAAAAGTATGCGGCGCGGAGTCGAAACGTTGAGCTTTCGCCAATTGATCGCGTTTTTCTCTTCCGGAAGGCCGAGACCGTGGAAAGTGTAGTGGCGTTTTACGGGCGTCAGAAACTGCTCGAGAGCGCGGCGGCCTTCAGGCGTACGCGGATCGAGATGGTCGACCGGCACCCCCTGGCCGCCCGAACTCTTTGAGATATAAATTTGGCGGCCTTTACGTCTTCCCAGCTTGACGGCGCGTAAGACCATTTCGGTCGTTACTTTACGCATGACCTCTTCGGGTGAAAGATCCCGAAAGCGTTTCATAACAGCCTCCAAAACTCAATTCGAACGTTACGGAGTCGGCTATATGACAATTAACGAGGTTGTCGCCAAACATCGCGATTTTTTTATGAAAATTCCCGGCATTACGGGAATCGGCGTCGGCAGGGAAGGGGAAAAGGAAGTCATTGTCGTGCTGGTTATCGAAAGCCGTCGACAATTGCTGCGCCGAATTCCTGGAGAGCTTGAGGGTTTTCCGGTTGTTATTCGCGAAAGCGGCGCAATCGAGGCTCTGTAAACCGCTGTCCGACCTGAAAAGCGTCTATTCGAGCGAAAGGATCCACTGCGCCGCTTCGGAAAGGCTGCACGCCGTAAAGTCTGCAGCTGATTCGCCGGTATCCTGAAGCAGACGCACGGTGCGGCATCCTGCGGCGTGTCCGGCCTGAACGTCCTCTTCTTTGTCGCCCACCATAAACGACGCCTGCAGATTGATGCCGTACTCTTTGTGCGCCGTCAGCAGCATGATTGGCGACGGTTTACGGCAGCCGGAAATGGGGTTATTGGGGTCATCCAGGCAGTAATAAACCGCAGTAAAAAGCTCGGGTCCGAGCAGATCAAGCGTTCTTTCGTTGACCAGCGTGACCTGTTCTTCGGTTATCAGGCCGCGGCCGACGCCCGACTGGTTGCTGATAATGAACAGGCAAAAGCCCGCCGCATGAAGCAGGCGACAGGCTTCCGCAGCGCCCGGCATGAGAGTCACTTTTTCCGGATCGCCGTTGTAAGGCACGTTTACGATCAATGTGCCGTCGCGATCGAAAAAGACGGCTTTTTTCAGATATGCCTTCATGTCCTGCCGACAAAAAGGGTACTGTTCGAGGCGAGCTCTGCTCGCAGCTCTTCCGGCGTGACCGTTGCCGTGCCGAGTTTGCCGACGACGATGCCCGCCGCGTGGTTTGCGATTTCCGCCGCCTCGACGGCTGAAAGGCCCGCTGCCAGCGCAGCGGTGACAAAGGCAATGACCGTATCGCCCGCGCCGGAAACATCGTAAACATCGCGGGCGCGCGTCGGCGTGTGATAAGGTTCGTTCGGCGGATCGAACAGCATCATCCCTTCCTCGCCCATCGTGATCAGAAGCAAAGAAACCCGCCACTTTTCCAAAAGCAGCCTGCCGACTTTGATCAGCTCTTCGTGTTCTTCGCTCTCAGGTAATCCCAACCACTGGAAAGCCTCTTTGCGGTTCGGCTTGACCAGCGTCACCCCCGACCAATCCAGAGGGTTGTTCGGATTCGGATCCACCGTAATGATGCGCATGTGCTCTTCCGCCAACGCCACGAGTCCGTCGAGCAGCGGCTGCGTGATAAAGCCTTTGCCGTAATCTTCGACGATGACGGCGTCGATCGAGGAAAACAGCGGCCTGATCCGTTCCAATACCGTCTCGACTTCTTCAGGCCGGATCAGCCGCCTTTTTTCGCGGTCGACACGCACCACCTGCTGATGTCTGGCGATGATCCGTGTTTTGACGATCGTGTGAAAATCATCCGCCTGAAAAACCGCTTCGTTCGAAATGTTGCTGCGTCCAAACAACTCGAGCAGTTTTTCGCCGGCCGCGTCGTTTCCCAACAACCCGCCGAGAGCGGTTCGGATGCCGAAATCCGCCAGATTTCTCGCCACATTGGCTGCCCCGCCTGGATACCAGCTCTCGCCGGTCACCTGCACGACAGGCACCGGCGCCTCGGGGGATATGCGGTCTACCTTGCCCCAAATAAATTCGTCGAGCATGAGGTCGCCCAACACCAGAATGCGCTGCTTTTGTAACAAGCTGATGATTTCATCGATCCGCTGCAGAGAATCCATCGGTTATCCTTCAGTCTTTACTCGCGCCAAAGAGCTTGCATAATTTACAAAGAATGCTTATTTTTTCAATCAGAATATCGACCAAATAGAGGCGCCCGACGCAAAAGTATTCTTTTGGAGAAGCGACGGCTTTGACGAAGAAAGAAGAAAGGGCGAAGGGCCGAAACGATGCAGATCCGTCGACTGCGTCGTTGGGCCGGCATGTGAATAACTGCCGGACTGTCACGGGCAAAGAAGGTTCGTGGAGCGCTATTTGGCTGATCGCTTATGCTGCACATGAGCTGATGCAGTCAAAAAGGCTTCCCTTCTTGCGGGCGGCCATTTTTTTTATCAGCCCGTAACCTGGTTTATTTCCACGTGCCAAACTGCCAATCGATTTAGGAAAGGAAGGGAACAACATGCTGGTAATGAAATTCGGCGGCACTTCCGTCGGCAATGCGGCTGCCATGCAAAGAGTCTGTTCGATCATCGCCGGACGTTCGGCGCAAAAGCCGGTCGTCGTTACTTCCGCGGTCGGCGGTGTGACCAATAAGCTGGTTCGCCTGGCCAAGTTGGCGGGGCAAGGCGAACGAAAAGATGCCGAATCACTTTTGGAAGAAATTATAGTCCAGCACCGAACCATCGCCGAGGAACTTGATCTGTTTACCGATCAAGTTTTTGCAGCCGCTTTCCAACAGGCGGAAATTTTGCTGCGCGATGCGGTCGCCCGCGTATTTACCGACGGCAGACTCATTGATGAATCCTATGACGCCGTCATCAGCACCGGTGAATTCTTTACCGCCAACATGCTGCCGGCAGTGCTCCGAAAGAACGGTCTTGCCGCCGTTTTTGCCGATGCCCGCGCAATGATGATGACCGACGACCACTTTGGAGCGGCGCGGCCGTTGCTCGAGGAATCGACGCCCCGCGCCCGCAGCATACTGGTGCCGCTTGTAGAAAGCGGCAAAATTCCTGTAACCCAAGGCTTTGTCGGTTCAACGCTCGACGGCCGCACCACGACTTTAGGGCGCGGCGGCTCCGACTATTCGGCTACCCTTTTCGGCGCCATGCTGCAGGTAGGGCTTGTGGAAATATGGTCGGACGTCGACGGCGTACTCACTGCCGACCCCTCTTTGGTCCCCGATGCCCATCGTAT
The candidate division KSB1 bacterium DNA segment above includes these coding regions:
- the rfaE1 gene encoding D-glycero-beta-D-manno-heptose-7-phosphate kinase, which codes for MDSLQRIDEIISLLQKQRILVLGDLMLDEFIWGKVDRISPEAPVPVVQVTGESWYPGGAANVARNLADFGIRTALGGLLGNDAAGEKLLELFGRSNISNEAVFQADDFHTIVKTRIIARHQQVVRVDREKRRLIRPEEVETVLERIRPLFSSIDAVIVEDYGKGFITQPLLDGLVALAEEHMRIITVDPNPNNPLDWSGVTLVKPNRKEAFQWLGLPESEEHEELIKVGRLLLEKWRVSLLLITMGEEGMMLFDPPNEPYHTPTRARDVYDVSGAGDTVIAFVTAALAAGLSAVEAAEIANHAAGIVVGKLGTATVTPEELRAELASNSTLFVGRT
- the lysC gene encoding lysine-sensitive aspartokinase 3, translated to MLVMKFGGTSVGNAAAMQRVCSIIAGRSAQKPVVVTSAVGGVTNKLVRLAKLAGQGERKDAESLLEEIIVQHRTIAEELDLFTDQVFAAAFQQAEILLRDAVARVFTDGRLIDESYDAVISTGEFFTANMLPAVLRKNGLAAVFADARAMMMTDDHFGAARPLLEESTPRARSILVPLVESGKIPVTQGFVGSTLDGRTTTLGRGGSDYSATLFGAMLQVGLVEIWSDVDGVLTADPSLVPDAHRIRYMSFQEAAELAYFGARVLHPATLAPAVERDMTVKVLNSMNPSFDGTAISKHRPVDALHEGRVKSIAYKEGLTVITVISDRMLMAYGFMAKVFSVFEKYETSVDLVATSEVSVSMTIDNTRRLEEIVAELTQIGSVQVEKGKAIVCLVGDGLKKAKGIPGQVFGLLQDTRISLISQGASEINLSFVIDEDDLKRVVPRLHDYFFQGELDPRVFA